GCAGCCTGTGTCTGAGTCAGTCCAGCCaggagactctgtgactctgaactgtacaatacacactgagacctgtgTAGGAGAACATAGTGTCTATTGGTTCAGACATGGCTCAGGAGTATCCCATCCAGGAATCATTTACACCCATGGAGACAGGAGTGATCTGTGTGAGAAGTTCCCTAACGCTGGGTCTCCTACACAGAGCTGTGTCTACAACCTCCCCAAGAGGAACCTCAACCTCTCTGATGCTGGAActtactactgtgctgtggcctcatGTGGAGAGATACTGTTTCGGAACGGGACCAAGCTGAACATTCATGGTAAATCCCATTTAATCTGTAAATATCCCCAACCATACTGTCTATTTATGCAGACGGCCTACCTCCAAATGACCCCATACATTTGTCTCAACAAGCTATACAATAACACCATTAGCTTTTGATTCCATATTTTTCTGTTTAATGAAATTCCTAAGCGCTCATGAATACAATATGAATTCCCTGATACCCTTTGCACAGTTCCAGAGCATGATTCTCATTTGATCAGTCCAACTGTTCTGGCCTTGGTCGTCTCCAACATCGTCCTGGGGATAGTGACCCTTCTACTTGTCTGGGTGCTGTGCAAGACTCAGAACAAGAGAGATAGCAGAGGTATTACTGTATATCTAATGTATCCAATGTATCTAATGTTATAACTGATGTATCTAATGTTTCATGCATCTCTATGCAATGTACCTTCTGTAAATATCAGCTAAATAACCAACGTATAAGCATTGTTAATTAACTACATGAGGTTAAAAAGAGATAGATTGTCATAAAAAATAATAGCTGGCATTCCTCTATTTCAATCTCTTTGAAGGGAGGACAGATGTCCCAACATCCCAGGGTAATCAGGTACATTTGTCAACatttataaatataatatattttcagTTTTTACAACAAACTGCCATTTAACTTTCTTTCCACCTAATATTCAGCATATTTGTGCTTTATGtgttattaaaatgtattggaagtAATAGGTCACTGtactagtgtcacgatcgtctataaagggagcagaccaatacgcagcgcgttgagtgaacatgatgactttaataaagaaagcacgtaactacaaaacaaaagacgatagtgaagtccaacagtgacaaaatactgaacctggaacaaaaacccacaaacacacagtgaaaccacaacagtttaaatatggctcccaatcagagataacgagccgacagctgtcactcgttacctccgattgggagtcacatgaataatcaagaaccaccacaacatagaaatgaacacctagaaaccaacatagaaatacacccaaaagaaaatgaacaaccctggctcaataatcaaagtccatggagccagagtgtcacaactaGATGAAGCCTTCTGATCTTTGTGATCGTTGTTCATTTTTCCATGGAACTTCTGCCTGTCACTGTTCCACTGACTGTCAGGTCATTGTAGTGGGTGTACAGTCTGAACAGTCATGTCTTTTGTGGAGTGTTTTCTTCCACGGGAGAATAGAAACATTATATAATAGATCATGATATCATCATAATGTATTTCCTCATGGCTCCACCACCCTCAGAATCAAGACAGTGACATGTTGAACTATGCAGCTGTGAGTTTCACCCCCAAGAAgaactcctcctcctctagaaGAGCAAGAGAGAAGACCAGCAGAGAGGATGCAGTGTACTCTGATGTCAGATACCTGCAACAGCAGTGAAATATATCCCCACTGTCACAAAGACTCCAAGGTGAAATTAGTATGGAATTTACAATTTTAACATTGTCTGTATGTTAGATTTATATAATGATCCTGTAATGCCTTAAATAGCCATACCTTTTTACAGCTTTTTATTGTAAGAAATCATCTGATAGAGAATCCCATTTTGGCTGCATGACCGTGTGTTTGTAACATAATAAACCATTCATTTTTATGCTGTTTGGGTAAACTCACTGGGGAGGCCAAGCCattttacaacctatgtgttgtgataattgcattgtttactCTATAACCTGTTAACTCATATGCCTTTAGACCatcatatataggcctaaagaccaagacaataagaagacacaatgccagaataaattcaaccacacctttgttctttcacaaaaccggatagcaacctttgtccagtgaagtccacaaagcatattgaatgtacagtaacagacagttgcATGACCACAGCATGGTCAAGGAAGTTAATGTTTCccacattttcggaccactaaacaactactgatttagaaccacagagagttaccacaagtcacaaagaaaacaggagctgcctccactattccagcaccatttcaaattcaacatttcaacattatCAAATcgcctctgcttagtctaatacagtgacaactaaaagataccaaaaactatttagttcaatcaacgtaagctaaatattatgtggctgtccatggttctgatttctgtgtgcgtgtttgtgtgtgtgtgtgtgtgtgagtgtgttcgtgcaagtagaaaaacacgttgactcaccctacttgtagagaaacgccaatgccacacgcttttatttgttgttgtcctaggctacctggctaaaatgcttgctcgttagcctaacttccattcatgggcaacattagctagttaacattagccttctacatctacctacatattgaacttccatcctctcaggccaggggcacaacaatgtatgaattcatGGTTGGATCAGAATGGCCGTTATAATCAGAATTAAGAAAAAACATgaatccaaatccctatctccatccgtTGCTAATTTAGGCAAGGGACAATTTTAGTCAGCTGGCTATtcactggaggacaacaacacaacaagatgcaacaatacaagtttttctgtcaatgacgtatgctctcaatgggatttgaaaGGAGTGatgttcaggtgcatcctgtttccattgatcatccttgagatgtttctacaactttattggagtcgacctgtggtaaattcaattgattggacatgatttggaaaggcacacacctgtctatagaaggtcgctgtcacgccctggctctggggactcttaaatgttgagccagggtgtggatttttctatgtttagttttctatgttttttgttctagatcttttagatctatgttggccagggtggttcccaatcagaggcagctgtagctcgttgtctctgattggggacaatacttaggcagcctgttggcaccagttagttggtgggatcttgttccgtaaaggtttgtgttgttgtaaccacaggacttcacgtatcgttcgttttgttgttttgttcgtgtgttgtgtactaaataaaatgtacgcttatcacgctgcgccttggttccacgagtcatcagtcaacgtgcgtGACAGTTGCACAGTTGaatgtgcatgtcagagcaaaaaccaaaccatgaggttgaaggaattgtccgtagagatccgagacaggattgtgtcgaggcacagatctagggaagggtaccaaaaaatttctgcagcattgaaggtccccaagaacacagtggcctacataattcttaaatggaagaagtttggaaccaccaagactcttcctagagctggccgcatggccaaactgagcaatcgggggagaagggccttggtcagggatttgaccaagaacccgatggtcactctgaaaaagctccagagttcctctgtggagatgggagaaccttccagaaggacaacaatttctgcagcacaccaccaatcaggGATTTTTGGTAGAGAGGCCatacggaaaccactcctcagtaaaaggcacatggcagcccacttggagtttgccaaaaggctcctaaaaggctctcagaccatgagaaacaagattctctggtctgatgaaaccaagattgaactctttggcctgaatgccaagtgtcacgtctggaggaaacctggcaccttccctacggtgaagcattgtggtggcagcatcatgctgtggggatatttttcagcggcagggactggaagactagtcagggtcaagggaaagatgaacgaagcaaagtacaaagagatccttgatgaaaacctgcttcagaacgctcaggacctcagactggggctaaggttcaccttccaacaggaaaacaaccctaagcacacagccaagacaacgcaggagtggcttcgggataagtctctgaatgtccttgagtggccagccAGAGCCCAAACAAGatcgaacatatctggagagacctgaaaaaagctgtgcagcgatgctacccatccaatctgacagagcttgagaggatctgcagagaagaatgggagaaactccccaaatagaggtgtgccaagcttgtcaatatgtccgttttttatttttaatacatttgcaaaaatgtctagaaacctgtttttgctttgtcgttatggggtattgggtgtagattgatgatttttttttttatctaatccattttagaataaggctgtaacataacaaaatgtggaaaaagtcaaggggtctgaatactttccgaaagcactgtatatttCAATCTGAAATACATAGTTTGCATAGTTCAATAATAAGTTTGCACTATTACAGCTGGCTCTACCTGCTCCAAATGAATGAGAGATGGTGTCGTAGAAATgtagatagactttattacacaaattaacaaaagccgagctggtctgcagagcaactgcCTTCCCAACACTCAGCCCTCAGTTTCTATACAATTCTATTCCTGCTCATTTTACATACTTTTTAGCTTAAACCCTCCCAGTTTAGTTcctccaccattgtttccaagCTTTCATCTTTTGACCGCTCAGCCCACTCTCTTAAGTTATAATAGCggcgaaatctgacttctcctcctcctatgtattcagtctcctccttctaGTGGAAGAACCAAGCTTtctcatgtaaaaaataacagagccatcTCCTGGCTCTGCTCTGTTTATTCTAAAACATATAAATCGATACTTAAATATGGTTTAAACATGGCAAGtgcataacccattctcaaccatatACATTTAAGACATTCCTCATGCATTGCCTCATGCATAACAGTATTTCCCACACATAGTAAGAATGAGCAGGCCCATTCCAAAGAGCCATGTCCTGACTCTGGCTCAGCCTCCCTCCTTGTGTACCACTCGGTACCACCCTCTGTATTCACTTAGTCATACTGCTTGTCTTTATGATTAACTATGGTTTATCTTTATAGTCTAAAAAGATTTACTATGTTTAACATATGGTCTACAGAAAAATACCCAATAATGGCGAGACAGAGTTTTGTCGTTGTCCTCTGTAGATAGATCGCTATCATGTgtggctcctcagaggaggaaggggaggaccatcctactcagtgaatttcagaaggaaaaaaaattgtgaaacataaaaaaagttatcctttttagatacaactatactaaatatattcacaacaCCAAATCATTgactaaaacacactgttttgcaattaagTTCTACAGTAgtctcagcagcactctgtagggcagcaccatggtgtagccggaggaaagctagcttctgtcctcctctgggtacattgacttgaatacaaaacctaggaggctaatggttctcacccccttccatagacatacacagtaattatgacaatttCTGGAGGACGTCcaactatcagagctcttgcagcatgaaatgacatgttgtccacccaatcaaaggatcagagaatgaatctagtactgaaagcataacaTTTCAAAATGGGGTCACGGGCAAAAAGGTTTGGGAAGCCCTGGGTTAGTACATCTGACACCCAGACAGATATGCATGCCATGATCATGAGCTAAAAACAAGTATgggtagctgcagcccaatatggcgaccggagtatgggcgagtgggtgtgtcgaaaggagtgggtgtatggaaagcaaatcagctaattgggcagatttgttgccactcaagaccGTTTTGCATGGCTGATTTGGCTGAATGACGAGACGATAAGCCGGTGACCAGTGCACCGCTGTTGTATCGACGTGCCTGCTGACCTGAGGTGCTTCTTACTGGGCAGCTATAtcactgtcgtgtcgtcagcagtAGCTAACGTGGCCATGTTTTACCATCACATTATTTTATTTCATGTAGGATAGCAGCATACACAATAACTAATATTGAtaaccatctagatgtcaccttgatacatacatacagtctACTACTCAATGGGGGAGACCATGAACAGCAAGCAACACCAGGACACACTGCCCTTTGCTCCCGTTTGCCAAGCACTAATGTCCGGCAACGGCGTGGAAGTAGCTACCTACTGTAGTAGCCAATATCGGGGTGACAgtcacagtaaacacacacacacaacacaaactctcatggtccaaacacgccaagacagtcgtgaagagggcacgacaacaccttttccccctcagcagactgaaaagatttggcatgggtccccagatcctcaaaaagttatacaactgcaccatcgagagcatcctgactggttgcatcaccgcctggtatggtaactgcttggCTTCCGAcagtaaggtgctacagagggtagtacgtatgtcccagtacatcactggggccaagcttcctgccatccaggaccgatATACtaggcgttgtcagaggaaggcccaaaaaattgtcaaagactccagtcacccaagacacagactgttctctctgctaccgcatggaaagtggtaccggagcgccaagtctaggtccaaaaggctccttaacggcttatacccccaagccataagcctgctgaacaattaatcaaattaactctatttcttgaactgcattgttggttaagggcttgtaagtaagcatttcacagtaaggtctgtctacctgttgtattcggcgcatgtgacaaatacaatttgacttgatttgatttgaagcaatAGTACACCCATCTTCAGTACatttgataaaaaataaacaatcgTCAGTTTCATAACTGAAAATTTACAATTATttgtgtaaaactaacagtgaaatacgacTCAGAGTCATGCTCTGGCTTCAAAACAGACGTCAAAACTCCCACGGTATAGTAGCTCAATGTATGGTAGCTGCGTGGTAATAACACAACGGTCAATCAAAACAGTCTAACCTATAGCAGAGAGCTTTTGACACACcaactcctttccacacgcctactactttcctttcgacacacccactcggcCATTCTCCAGTCACCATATTGGATTGCAGCTACCCCTTCTCGCAAAAAGGCCTGTCTCTGAAAAGTTCTGTCTACCTTTGTAGCTGTATCTACAGTTaggctagggttaggattaggctaGGGTTACGGCTAGgactagggttagggctgaggttagggctagggttagacttaggttaggggttaagggttagggctgGTGGATAGTTAGTTTGAACATGTATAATCCATCTGTAGGGTGAAGCCTTGTGGTCATCTATGAACCCCCCCAACCCCAAACACCTATATGAACCCCACCAAACCCAAACACCTATATCAGttgttcccaaacttttttggcctgcgaccccatttttatattcaacatTTTTTGAGACCCAACCATGTCGACGATTATAGTCACTAACGTAGGGCTTTGTGCTTTGTGTTTCAGGTTTGGTCTCTGTTTTGGTTTTTCAGTTCTCAGACTATGGAGGTCCGTACTGGGGTTACCATTACCTTGAGTGCTCCAATGTTACAACGGTTGTGGGACACACAGCATGGTTCAAGCAAGTCAACGGATCAGAGCCTGTGTGTATCTCGTCTATGTACGGCTTTAATTCAACACCTGATCTCCACTATGGTTTTCAAAGGAGCCATTTTGAAATGTTCAGCACCAACACCACTGTCTTTCTCACAATTACAAAAGTGGAAATAGCTGACTGTGGCCTGTATTTCTGTGGATTGTATCCACATAGCCACATGTTCTTTGTCAACGTAAAAGTTTTAAAATATCAAGGTTAGTTTTCAACTTTTTATCTGGCTTTTGTTACATTTTCAACTTTTTATCAACCTAATCAGGAGTTATCATAAAACAAAGGCAAAACATTGATGgacatattttttataatttgGAGAAGAAATACGTATTTATTCTTACTAATCTCGATTTTATAGACCACAATGAGGTGAGGAAATACCAGAGTCATCTAAAGAGAGTGAGTTTATTTTTCTTTGTCATGTAGGGGAAAATCAATAAGCAAGAAACAAAAACGCAAAATGTTTGTCTTTAAAGGGCCACCAAATGATGTAATAACATGTCATCTAATAGGACATTGTAATGGAACTATCAGTCTAGTAGGAGAGGAAGTTGATGGAACCATGTACCTCCTCCCCCTGGTTGTGATCCTGGGTGTTGTGACTGCTGTTCTACTGATAGTCATCCTCATCCTGGTCCTCAAGATCATACGAGAGGCAAAAACACACAACACAGGTAGGAGCCCATTTCATGATAATATGGGACCTCTGAACTACACTTCAAATGTGGATGTTTTTCCCGTGACATACTGTACACTGACGATCAGAAGAGTCAGTGTGTACACTAGAATGGAATGATCCATTAAtccgttctctcttctctcttttataTCATATTCAGGACCTGATTCTCAAAGACAACCACAAAATGATCAGGTAAATACTGTGTCATTAAATATCTACAGAATCAAGATCCAGATGCATTGAATTAAGCCACCCTGAATTTAACCTTCAAGAAGAGGAAGatggaaaggagaagagagaaggatgtAGTGTATGCTGCTACAAGATGACAaagtggaggaggatggaagaggaggaaAATTGGTTGGCCATATCTTTGAATACACATTTAAATCTTGCTATATTGTATATGTGTAGTTATATTAAATGTATTGAAATGTAAGTCAATCGATCTCTGCAGTGTATGATAGTTAGTTGTACCTCAGGGCTACTTTAGCTCTCTCTAACTCAGTTAGGCCACACAGCTCAGTGGTACAGGGTGTGGTTAGAGAGGAGGAGTTAGAAGTCAAAACACAACTGTTTAATGGCCTCAGAGGAGTAGTTGCCTCTTTTGGCCTCTCTTAACTTAGATCTCagttgtgtgtgttagtgatttGGTAATTTTTTTACAGGGTGGCCCTGAGGGGCAAAGGACCCAGCAGTAGACAATTACATTATACTGATCACTTCTAAAGACAAATAAAGAGTTAAACCAAAATTGCCTTTGTTATGATGTTATCTCTCCTTAGCATTTCCTGTCTTGGCTTTGCACTGATCACAGCCCCCTATTCCGAGAATCACCTTATAAGGAGAATATGATAGGGGtctgaggtagaggaggggccaGTGAGGGTATGCATCACTTCCTGTGGTGTGAGTGATAGGAAGGAGAAGCTCAGTGTAGAGTGAGACCTGCTGAGGTGAACATCACTGGGTCTCTCATAGACTAACACTGGGGGATGAAATGTAccttatgctctctctctctctctctctctctctctctctctctctctctctctctctctctctctctctctctctctctctctctctctctctctctctctctctctctctctcagtatgtcAGTATTTCCAGTCCACCTATCAACAGGTTGGTAATGCATTTAATCGTTGATTGGGGTGGTAGTGCACACGCTCTTCTCACACCTCTTTTCATCTGTTCATCTGGACGGTGAACACCAGACCGCTGCCGCTCAGTTAGATGTGCAAAGTATGTCAAGAATACAAACAAGCTAAAAGCATTTTCCAAACCCTAAACTGTGCAGTGTTTCTTAAACTATGGGTCCTGAGTTATCAGAATACATCTATTATTATACAACTATTTCTTCTTACTTCGGGTCGTTGGAGGTCGATTTTCGTCACGGGAGGACATTCAATTTCTCATTTGGGTCTCGAGTTGAAAACGTTTAAGAACCCTAAAGCACTCAGGAAGATGTGCTTTAGGGTTAAGATGTAGTGTCATCTCAATAGTTTTGTCAACTCTTCCTTCATGAAAAAAAATAAGGTATATGCAGTGGTGTATTCAGTTTGCCaataggcacctaaaggactctcagaccatgagaaacacgattctctggtctgatgaaaccaagattgaactctttggcctgaatgccaagcgacaAATCTGGAGGAATCCttgcacatttacatttacatttacgtcatttagcagacgctcttatccagagcgacttacaaattggtgcattcaccttatagccagtgggttaaccactttacaagtttctcaatactttgttatataccctttgttggcaatgacacaggtcaaacgttttctgtaagtcttcacaaggttttcacacactgttgcaggtattttggcccattcctccatgcagatctcctctagagcagtgatgttttggggctgtcgctgggcaacacagactttcaactccctccaaagattttctatggagttgagatctggagactggctaggccactccaggaccttgaaatgcttcttacgaagccactccttcgttgcccgggcggtgtgtttgggatcattgtcatgctgaaagacccagccacgtttcatcttcaatgcccttgctgatggaaggagattttcactcaaaatctcgtacatggccccattcattctttcctttacacggatcagtcagtcctggtccctttgcagaaaaaacagccccaaagcatgatgtttccacccccatgcttcacagtaggtatggtgttctttggatgcaactcagcattctttgtcctccaaacacgacgagttgagtttttaccaaaaagttctattttggtttcatctgaccatatgacattctcccaatcctcttctggatcatccaaatgccactctagcaaacttcagacgggcctggacatgtactggcttaagcagggggacacgtctggcactgcaggatttgagtccctggcggcgtagtgtgttactgatggtaggctttgttactttggtcccagctctctgcaggtcattcactaggtccccccgtgtggttctgggatttttgctcaccgttcttgtgatcattttgaccccacggggtgagatcttacgtggagccccagtacgagggagattatcagtggtcttctatgtcttccatttcctaataattgctcacacagttgatttcttcaaaccaagctggttacctattgcagattaagtcttcccagtctggtgcaggtctacaattttgtttatggtgtcctttgacagctctttggtcttggccatagtggagtttggagtgtgactgtttgaggttgtggacaggtgtcttttatactgataacaagttcaaacaggtgccattcatacaggtaacgagtggaggacagaggagcctcttaaagaagaagttacaggtctgtgagagccagaaatcttgcttgtttgttggtgaccaaatacttattttccaccataatttgcaaataaattcataaaaaatcctacaatgtgattttcttgattttttttcctcaatttgtctgtcatagttgacgtgtacctatgatgaaaattacaggcctctgtcatctttttaagtgggagaacttgcacaattggtggctgactaaatacttttttcccccactgtatctttgtATCTGAGAGAAGAAAGTATGACTCTCAGATCAGGTAGAGTCTTGTTGGTGTCTTAAACATTGTCATAGCTTTATCCctcagtgtctcagtgtctctaTCCCTATTTGATATTTCACAGATGGTTTTAAGGAGGACCATCTTCTGTTCATGTACTGCCTGGGCGTAGCGTTGGGTCTGTGtgtcattgtcacgccctgacctatagaactcttgtttgttgagtcagggtgtggaattcTATGTTAGACattctatgtttaggttctagtttttctatttctatgtctggcgggtatgattcccaatcagaggcagctgtcagctcattgtctctgattggggatcatacttagtagcccattgcctgctgtgtattgtagggatcttgttcctgttaggctggtatgtgtatagccctttggacgtcacgtcacgtcacgtcacgtcacgttgtttcttgttttgttgaatgtttatttagttaataaacatgtacgctcttcacactgcaccttggtctgacccatctctcaacgttcgtgacagtcATCCTCATCATTGTCTATACTTGTGTTTTGTACAAGATGAGCAAGTGCATAGGTAAGCAATATTATTGTGCAAGATACAGTGTGCTTATCAATTGTTGGTACAGTTACATTATTTTACATGTTTTGGCCAAAATTGGTCATAAAAGCTTGTCATTGgcactgtgtagctcagttggtagagcatggcttttgcaacgccagggttgtgggttcgattcccacggggggccagtatgaaaatgtatgcactcactaactgtaagttgctctggataagagcgtctgctaaatgactaaaatgtaaatgttgattgTATTGATTCTTGTTTGATTAAAAGGAACGCACACTCAGCTATGTGCTCCTGCAGTCCCCAGTCATGATAACCAGGTAAC
Above is a window of Coregonus clupeaformis isolate EN_2021a unplaced genomic scaffold, ASM2061545v1 scaf1416, whole genome shotgun sequence DNA encoding:
- the LOC121572593 gene encoding uncharacterized protein LOC121572593, which codes for MATKEVFALGMTNSNYSNNFIKDFTETKRLGVRRGDYSCNLTISKTEPGDSATYYCSITAIYEQTFGEGTVLIVKGSESNSMSVLQQPVSESVQPGDSVTLNCTIHTETCVGEHSVYWFRHGSGVSHPGIIYTHGDRSDLCEKFPNAGSPTQSCVYNLPKRNLNLSDAGTYYCAVASCGEILFRNGTKLNIHVPEHDSHLISPTVLALVVSNIVLGIVTLLLVWVLCKTQNKRDSRDGFKEDHLLFMYCLGVALGLCVIVTP